In one Magallana gigas chromosome 7, xbMagGiga1.1, whole genome shotgun sequence genomic region, the following are encoded:
- the LOC105329786 gene encoding myosin heavy chain, striated muscle isoform X7, whose product MSNVGPFDPQDPDFQYLAVDRKKMLKEQTQPFDGKKMCWVPDEKEGFVGAEIQSSKGDEITVKTIEKQENRTVKKDDIQQMNPPKFEKIEDMANMTYLNEASVLHNLRSRYYLGMIYTYSGLFCVAINPYRRLPIYTESIIAKYRGKRRMEMPPHLFSIADNAYQFMVQDRENQSMLITGESGAGKTENTKKVIQYFAHVAASLQKKSGDVEEKKDTKKGNLEDQIIQANPVLEAFGNAKTVRNNNSSRFGKFIRIHFGPTGKIAGADIETYLLEKSRVTFQQPAERDYHIFYQLLSGGLKDIKERLLCECDPALFSFINQGALTVEGIDDVEEMRITDEAFDILGFTQEEKNSMYKCTGAILHMGEMKFKQRPREEQAEADGTAEAERVAFLLGVNAGDLLKALLKPKIKVGTEVVTQGRNKDQVVYSVGALAKSIYDRMFKWLVMRVNKTLDTKAKRNYYIGVLDIAGFEIFDFNSFEQLCINYTNERLQQFFNHHMFILEQEEYKKEGIQWEFIDFGMDLQACIDLIEKPMGILSILEEECMFPKANDNTFKEKLYANHMGKSPNFGKPGKASKPGLPAPHFELHHYAGSVPYNIGGWLEKNKDPINETVVELLSHSKEHLVQTLFASHDDPADSGGHKKKKKSASFQTISALHRESLNKLMKNLYSTHPHFVRCIIPNEFKQPGVIDAALVLNQLQCNGVLEGIRICRKGFPSRVIYSEFKQRYSILAPNAIPQGFADGKVVTEKILLALQLDPAEYRLGNTKVFFKAGVLGMLEEMRDERLGKIISMFQAHIRGYLVRKQYKKLQDQRVGLSIIQRNIRKWLMLRNWQWWRLYCKVKPLLNIARAEEEMKKKLEEMEKIKEELEKISRIKKELEEQNVTLLEQKNDIYLQLQTEQDSLVDAEDRIEKLINQKADLESQLKEMEERLLDEEDAAADLEGIKKKMESENDELKKDIEDLENSLAKAEQEKATRDNQIKTLQDEMASQDEVIARLNRDKKSMDEGTKQLNEKLQAEEDKVNHLNKLKQKLESTLDELEDNLEREKKVRGDVEKAKRKLEQDLKSTQGAVEDLERIKRDLEEANRKKDAEIANMNARLEDEGGLVASLQRKIKELQARIEELEEELEAERAARTKVEKQRAEVTRELEDLSERLDEAGGATSAQIELNKKREQELLKLRRDLEESTLQHEAQVSSLRKKQTDTANEMADQIDQLQKAKSRFEKEKKDLHRECEDLQAQIQHVTKQKGAVDKVTKHLESQLSEANAKIEEANRQIQDLNNQRSKYSQESTDLAAQLEDAEHRIGALTKEKVALASQLEEARRSLDEETRARQKLQSDVRNLNADIDTLREQLEEEQESKSDMQRQLSKANTEVQMWRAKFEGEGTARAEELEEAKRKLMAKLQEAEQNAEASEAKVSALEKGKARLQGEMEDLMIDVERANANANSLEKKQRAFDKTIQEWQQKVNDLQQELENAQKEARGYSAELFRVKAQYEESQDSIEQLRRENKNLADEIHELTDQLSEGGRSVHEVEKAKRRLEMEKEELQAALEEAEAALEQEEAKVMRSQLEISTIRSEIDRRLQEKEEEFENTRRNHQRAMDSMQASLEAEAKGKAENMRIKKKLEQDINELEIALDAANRGKADLEKNVKKYQQQIKEMQTQIEEEQRQREEARESYNMAERRCMMLQGEVEELRTALEQAERARKAAESELSEANERVNELSAQVSSFQGQKRKLESDIQAMQTDLDEMNNEVKAADERAKKAVADAARLTDELRAEQEHSQQIEKFRKGLEGQIKELQVRLEEAEAQALKGGKKMIAKLEQRVRELEGELDSEQRRHAETQKNMRKADRRMKELAFQADEDRKNHERLQELIEKLQNKIKTYKRQVEEAEEIAAINLAKYRKVQHELEDAEERADTAEGSLTKLRAKNRSSVSVTRTSVSSSSMGPSSNPNFLSPRMRASSSYRSVTPSFDINNDSY is encoded by the exons ATGTCGAATGTTGGACCCTTCGATCCTCAGGATCCAGATTTCCAGTATCTGGCCGTGGACCGGAAGAAGATGCTGAAGGAACAGACCCAGCCCTTCGACGGCAAGAAAATGTGTTGGGTGCCCGACGAGAAAGAGGGCTTTGTGGGAGCCGAAATCCAGTCCTCTAAAGGAGATGAGATTACCGTCAAGACTATTGAAAAGCAGGAG AACCGTACAGTGAAGAAGGATGATATCCAACAGATGAACCCACCCAAGTTTGAGAAGATCGAGGACATGGCCAACATGACGTATCTGAACGAAGCCTCTGTACTGCACAACTTGAGATCTCGTTACTACCTGGGGATGATCTAT ACCTACTCTGGACTTTTCTGTGTGGCCATCAACCCCTACCGCCGCCTCCCCATCTACACAGAGAGCATCATCGCCAAATACAGAGGAAAGAGAAGGATGGAGATGCCCCCTCACTTGTTCTCAATCGCAGACAACGCCTACCAGTTCATGGTGCAAG ATCGTGAAAACCAGTCTATGCTTATCAC agGAGAGTCTGGAGCTGGTAAAACTGAAAATACGAAAAAAGTCATCCAGTATTTTGCCCACGTTGCCGCTAGTTTACAAAAGAAGAGCGGAGATGTTGAGGAAAAGAAAGATACTAAGAAG GGAAATCTGGAAGACCAGATCATTCAGGCTAACCCTGTATTAGAAGCTTTTGGTAACGCCAAGACAGTTCGAAACAACAATTCCTCTCGATTC GGAAAATTCATCAGAATTCACTTTGGACCTACCGGGAAAATCGCTGGAGCAGATATTGAAACAT ACCTGCTGGAGAAATCTCGTGTGACATTCCAACAACCAGCCGAGAGAGACTACCACATATTTTACCAGCTGTTGTCTGGGGGTCTGAAGGACATTAAAG AGCGACTCCTTTGCGAGTGTGACCCCGCCCTGTTCTCCTTCATCAACCAGGGAGCTCTGACTGTGGAAGGCATTGATGACGTGGAGGAAATGAGAATCACTGAT GAAGCTTTTGATATTCTCGGGTTTACTCAAGAAGAGAAGAATAGCATGTACAAGTGCACTGGTGCCATTCTCCACATGGGAGAGATGAAGTTCAAACAAAGGCCTCGTGAAGAGCAGGCAGAAGCTGATGGCACTGCTG AGGCTGAAAGGGTGGCCTTCCTGTTGGGTGTCAATGCTGGAGATTTGTTGAAAGCTCTCCTGAAACCCAAGATCAAGGTTGGAACCGAAGTTGTCACCCAGGGCAGAAATAAAGACCAA GTGGTTTATTCCGTTGGTGCCCTCGCCAAGTCCATCTACGACCGCATGTTCAAATGGTTGGTTATGCGTGTCAACAAGACTCTTGACACCAAGGCCAAGAGAAACTACTACATTGGTGTCCTGGATATCGCTGGTTTCGAAATCTTCGAC ttCAACAGCTTTGAACAACTGTGCATCAACTACACCAATGAAAGGCTTCAACAGTTCTTCAACCACCACATGTTCATTCTGGAACAAGAAGAATATAAGAAGGAGGGTATTCAATGGGAATTCATCGACTTCGGAATGGATCTGCAGGCGTGTATCGATCTCATTGAAAAG CCTATGGGTATTTTGTCCATCCTGGAAGAAGAGTGCATGTTCCCCAAGGCCAACGATAACACCTTCAAGGAGAAACTGTATGCCAACCACATGGGCAAGTCTCCCAACTTTGGAAAGCCTGGAAAAGCATCCAAGCCCGGTCTTCCTGCACCTCACTTTGAACTGCATCACTATGCCGGAAGT GTGCCATACAACATCGGTGGCTGGTTAGAGAAGAACAAGGATCCAATTAACGAGACTGTCGTGGAGCTCCTCAGCCACTCCAAGGAACACCTTGTCCAGACCCTCTTCGCTTCTCATGATGACCCAG CTGATAGTGGTGGCcacaagaagaagaagaagtccGCTTCCTTCCAGACCATCTCAGCTCTGCACAGG GAATCCCTGAACAAGCTGATGAAGAACCTGTACAGCACTCACCCCCACTTTGTCCGCTGTATCATTCCCAACGAGTTCAAACAACCAGGCGTCATTGATGCCGCCCTGGTCCTGAACCAGCTGCAATGTAACGGTGTCCTGGAAGGAATCCGTATTTGCAGGAAAGGATTCCCTAGCAGAGTTATCTACTCTGAGTTCAAACAGAG ATACTCCATTTTGGCCCCCAACGCCATCCCTCAAGGATTTGCTGATGGCAAGGTTGTCACTGAGAAAATCCTTCTGGCCCTGCAGTTGGACCCCGCAGAGTACAGGCTCGGAAACACCAAGGTCTTCTTCAAGGCTGGTGTTCTCGGTATGTTGGAAGAGATGAGAGATGAACGTCTCGGAAAGATCATCTCTATGTTCCAGGCTCATATCCGTGGATACCTCGTCCGCAAGCAATACAAAAAGCTTCAAGACCAgag AGTCGGACTTTCCATCATCCAGAGGAACATCAGAAAATGGTTGATGCTCCGCAACTGGCAGTGGTGGAGACTGTACTGCAAA GTCAAGCCTTTGTTGAACATTGCTCGCGCTGAAGAGGAAATGAAGAAAAAGCTTGAGGAAATGGAAAAGATCAAGGAAGAACTTGAGAAAATCAGCCGTATCAAGAAAGAGCTTGAGGAGCAAAACGTGACCCTTCTGGAACAGAAAAACGATATTTACCTTCAGCTGCAGACCGAGCAAGACAGTTTGGTGGACGCTGAGGACAGAATCGAAAAACTCATCAACCAGAAGGCCGACCTGGAGAGCCAGCTGAAGGAGATGGAGGAGAGACTTCTGGACGAGGAGGACGCTGCAGCAGACCTAGAAGGCATCAAGAAGAAGATGGAGTCAGAAAACGACGAACTGAAGAAAGACATTGAAGACCTAGAAAACTCTTTGGCCAAA GCTGAACAAGAAAAGGCAACTAGAGATAACCAAATTAAGACTCTTCAGGACGAAATGGCATCACAAGACGAGGTAATTGCTCGCCTCAATAGAGATAAAAAGAGTATGGATGAGGGTACAAAACAGCTCAACGAGAAACTTCAGGCCGAGGAAGACAAGGTCAATCACCTCAACAAACTTAAACAGAAGTTGGAGTCTACTCTAGATGAG CTCGAGGACAATCTGGAGAGAGAGAAGAAAGTGAGAGGTGACGTTGAAAAGGCCAAGAGGAAGCTTGAGCAAGATTTGAAATCCACTCAGGGCGCTGTGGAAGATCTCGAACGCATTAAACGCGACCTCGAGGAAGCCAACAGAAA GAAAGATGCCGAGATTGCCAACATGAACGCTCGTCTGGAAGATGAGGGTGGACTCGTGGCTTCTCTACAGAGGAAAATCAAGGAGCTTCAG GCCAGGATCGAGGAACTTGAGGAGGAATTGGAAGCTGAAAGGGCTGCAAGAACAAAG GTCGAGAAACAACGTGCTGAAGTTACTAGAGAACTCGAAGATCTTAGCGAACGCCTTGATGAGGCTGGTGGTGCAACTTCCGCTCAG ATCGAGTTGAACAAAAAGAGGGAACAAGAACTGTTGAAGCTTCGCCGTGATTTGGAGGAATCGACTCTTCAACATGAAGCACAGGTGTCCTCTCTTCGCAAGAAGCAAACTGACACCGCTAATGAAATGGCTGACCAAATCGACCAACTTCAGAAAGCTAAATCTAG AtttgaaaaagagaaaaaggaTCTGCACAGAGAATGTGAAGATCTGCAAGCTCAAATACAACATGTTACTAAACAAAAG GGAGCTGTTGATAAGGTTACCAAGCATCTCGAAAGCCAACTTTCAGAGGCGAATGCTAAAATTGAGGAAGCCAACAGACAGATCCAAGACCTCAATAACCAGAGGTCCAAGTACAGTCAGGAGTCCACAGACCTCGCCGCTCAACTTGAGGATGCCGAACACCGAATCGGCGCTCTTACCAAGGAGAAGGTTGCTCTTGCTAGCCAGCTGGAGGAAGCCAGACGTTCTCTTGATGAGGAAACAAGAGCCAGACAGAAGTTGCAGAGCGACGTGAGGAACCTGAATGCTGACATCGACACCCTCCGTGAACAGCTAGAGGAAGAGCAGGAGTCCAAATCAGACATGCAGCGACAACTGTCCAAGGCCAACACCGAGGTACAGATGTGGCGAGCCAAGTTCGAGGGAGAGGGTACAGCTCGTGCTGAGGAACTTGAAGAGGCAAA GAGGAAGCTCATGGCCAAGCTTCAAGAGGCCGAGCAAAATGCAGAGGCATCTGAGGCCAAGGTTAGCGCTTTGGAGAAGGGCAAAGCCAGATTGCAGGGCGAGATGGAAGATCTAATGATCGATGTCGAGAGAGCCAACGCTAACGCCAACTCCCTGGAGAAGAAACAGCGTGCTTTCGACAAAACCATTCAAGAATGGCAGCAAAAGGTTAACGATCTTCAACAGGAACTTGAAAATGCCCAGAAAGAGGCCCGTGGTTACTCTGCTGAGCTCTTCCGTGTTAAGGCCCAATACGAAGAAAGCCAAGACTCTATTGAACAATTGCGAAGGGAGAACAAGAACCTTGCTG ATGAAATCCACGAACTGACTGATCAACTCTCCGAGGGAGGTCGCAGCGTTCACGAAGTTGAGAAAGCAAAACGCCGTCTGGAAATGGAAAAGGAAGAGCTCCAGGCAGCCCTGGAAGAAGCTGAAGCAGCTCTAGAACAAGAGGAAGCTAAAGTTATGCGTTCTCAGCTGGAGATCTCTACTATCCGATCTGAGATTGACCGCAGGCTTCAGGAGAAGGAGGAAGAATTCGAAAACACTCG tCGTAACCACCAACGTGCAATGGATTCCATGCAGGCAAGTCTTGAAGCTGAGGCCAAGGGCAAAGCTGAAAACATGAGAATCAAGAAGAAATTAGAACAGGACATTAACGAACTTGAAATTGCTCTTGATGCTGCCAACAGAGGAAAGGCTGATTTGGAAAAGAACGTTAAAAAGTACCAACAACAAATCAAG GAAATGCAAACTCAAATCGAAGAGGAGCAACGCCAGAGAGAAGAGGCCCGTGAATCTTATAATATGGCTGAGCGCCGCTGCATGATGCTTCAAGGTGAAGTTGAGGAACTCAGAACAGCCCTTGAACAAGCTGAGAGGGCAAGAAAAGCAGCAGAGAGCGAACTCTCTGAAGCCAACGAACGTGTGAATGAACTTTCTGCCCAAGTGTCCTCTTTCCAGGGACAGAAGAGGAAACTTGAAAGCGATATCCAGGCTATGCAG acCGATCTTGATGAAATGAACAACGAAGTGAAGGCCGCTGATGAACGCGCTAAGAAAGCTGTGGCTGACGCCGCTCGTCTCACCGACGAACTCCGCGCCGAACAGGAGCACAGCCAGCAGATCGAGAAGTTCCGTAAGGGATTAGAAGGACAAATCAAGGAGCTTCAAGTCAGACTTGAGGAGGCCGAGGCTCAGGCACTCAAAGGAGGAAAGAAGATGATCGCCAAACTAGAACAAAGA GTAAGAGAACTTGAAGGAGAACTTGACAGCGAACAGAGAAGACACGCCGAGACCCAGAAGAACATGCGCAAGGCCGATCGCCGTATGAAGGAACTGGCCTTCCAAGCTGACGAAGACCGCAAGAACCACGAGAGACTGCAGGAACTCATTGAAAAACTGCAGAATAAGATCAAGACATACAAGAGACAAGTCGAAGAGGCT GAGGAGATCGCCGCTATCAACCTTGCCAAGTACCGCAAGGTACAGCATGAGCTCGAGGACGCCGAGGAGAGGGCCGATACCGCCGAGGGCTCGCTTACCAAGCTCCGTGCCAAGAACAGAAGCTCTGTGTCTGTTACCCGCACCTCTGTGTCATCTTCTTCAATG